A region of Photobacterium sanguinicancri DNA encodes the following proteins:
- a CDS encoding MmcQ/YjbR family DNA-binding protein: MNKHQIETLLSSFTGSDVSSPFGPDALVYKVKGKMYALVSQNEDIARVTVKCKPEDGEVLVSQFDSISPGYYMNKRHWITIKLCGEVDSTLLTDLAHHSYQLVVAKLKKVERESLLINSD, encoded by the coding sequence ATGAATAAACATCAAATAGAAACATTGCTATCATCGTTTACTGGTTCCGATGTGTCATCTCCCTTTGGTCCTGATGCTTTAGTTTATAAAGTGAAAGGTAAAATGTACGCACTCGTTTCTCAAAATGAAGACATAGCGCGTGTTACGGTGAAATGTAAACCTGAGGATGGTGAAGTATTAGTATCTCAATTTGATTCGATTTCTCCTGGTTATTACATGAATAAAAGACACTGGATAACGATTAAACTTTGTGGAGAAGTTGATTCAACGCTATTAACGGATCTTGCTCATCATTCTTATCAACTTGTTGTCGCTAAACTAAAAAAAGTAGAAAGGGAGTCTCTTCTTATTAATAGTGACTAG
- a CDS encoding M28 family metallopeptidase, whose product MKKGIFQCSALAAAIILSGCNSDSSDDNNKVDYGAKAVSYLVEIADETQGIGDREASTQKEIQTGNWIYDKLTGFGFDVNVQPFAYEKKGKTYFSNNYIVEKKGKVDKTIILAAHYDSTGVDHGSLGATDNGAGLAAAIAIAEKLQQTELPFNVRILYPGAEENGLNGSLYYVKDALANDKLKNVIGMINYDTVGGGDIVYVHAAHSDYAEYKRTCESLGLTETDYSFDTKMREAMLKASVDVNGEADKYVIHPTFPGYPEGETGSWSDHAGFACAGIPIAYVEATNFNINGADGYDGYSQTTNPAMWDCYDADNKTACNRAEEKKWGKIWHTEFDRIDKLEEAFPGRVDKQLSDNVNIVLELLTSNKYIQVK is encoded by the coding sequence ATGAAAAAAGGAATATTTCAGTGCTCTGCATTAGCAGCAGCTATTATTTTATCTGGCTGTAATAGCGATTCATCTGATGATAATAATAAAGTCGATTATGGCGCAAAGGCTGTAAGTTATCTTGTTGAAATTGCAGATGAAACGCAAGGTATTGGCGATCGTGAAGCAAGCACACAAAAAGAAATTCAAACAGGGAATTGGATATACGATAAATTAACGGGTTTTGGTTTTGATGTTAATGTTCAACCATTTGCTTATGAAAAGAAAGGGAAAACATATTTTTCAAATAATTATATTGTAGAGAAAAAGGGGAAAGTAGATAAAACTATTATTTTGGCTGCACATTATGATTCCACTGGTGTCGATCATGGTTCGTTAGGTGCAACAGATAACGGTGCTGGTCTAGCTGCCGCTATTGCTATTGCTGAAAAGCTACAACAAACAGAATTACCATTTAATGTCCGTATTTTATATCCAGGAGCTGAAGAAAACGGTCTAAACGGTTCGTTATATTATGTCAAAGATGCATTAGCGAATGACAAGCTTAAAAATGTCATAGGCATGATAAATTACGATACTGTTGGTGGTGGCGATATCGTATATGTCCACGCTGCGCATTCTGATTATGCAGAGTATAAAAGAACATGTGAGTCTTTGGGGTTAACAGAAACGGACTATAGCTTTGATACAAAAATGCGAGAAGCGATGCTGAAGGCTTCTGTTGATGTTAATGGCGAAGCGGATAAGTACGTTATTCACCCAACATTCCCAGGTTACCCTGAAGGCGAAACGGGTTCATGGTCGGATCATGCTGGCTTTGCGTGTGCGGGTATTCCGATTGCTTATGTTGAAGCAACTAACTTCAATATTAATGGGGCGGATGGCTATGATGGCTATTCTCAAACCACTAATCCTGCGATGTGGGATTGTTACGACGCTGATAATAAAACGGCATGTAATCGTGCTGAAGAGAAAAAATGGGGTAAAATTTGGCATACCGAGTTTGATCGTATCGATAAACTGGAAGAGGCTTTCCCCGGACGTGTCGATAAGCAGCTTAGCGATAATGTGAATATCGTTTTAGAGTTATTAACGAGCAACAAATATATTCAAGTTAAATAG
- a CDS encoding polysaccharide deacetylase family protein: MALKLAIVIHVEEEFDWHGCFSRANNTVSPQHTLINTIEKLLAIGAKITLAMDYAFVTSIEGKKVIDHFLPLEGESIEFAAHLHPWLTPPYQNNFSLSTTAASFPCNLTKELEFQKLKTLTDMIERVSRVRPVTYLAGRYGIGVNTHGALKRLGYKTDLSCSPYYDFTPLEGPNFSSLTCKDYLKDSVYYLPHTTAMTCWFSILENWLNANPQTSFNRSDRLDYRLARKLLGVRLDRLSPEEVSLAQMQRVFNAQHKQGQEKFIISFHSTSLIPGATPYTQTKSDVDRLVERLIDFITWFYCNHDGEAFLPRECNLYSGKLVTSQNKKESNKVHMASNIEEEL; encoded by the coding sequence ATGGCACTGAAGCTTGCAATTGTAATACATGTTGAAGAAGAGTTTGATTGGCATGGTTGCTTTAGCCGAGCGAATAATACAGTTTCGCCACAGCACACATTAATCAATACGATTGAAAAATTACTTGCGATAGGTGCCAAAATCACATTGGCGATGGATTATGCTTTTGTCACGAGTATTGAGGGCAAGAAAGTCATTGATCATTTCTTACCTTTAGAGGGGGAGTCTATTGAATTTGCTGCCCACCTTCACCCTTGGTTGACCCCGCCGTATCAAAATAATTTTTCGCTTTCTACTACAGCGGCATCATTTCCCTGTAATTTAACGAAAGAACTTGAATTTCAGAAATTAAAAACACTGACAGATATGATTGAACGTGTGAGTCGAGTTAGGCCAGTAACTTATTTAGCTGGGCGCTATGGTATTGGAGTAAATACGCATGGCGCCTTAAAAAGGCTCGGTTATAAAACAGACTTAAGTTGTTCTCCATATTATGACTTCACACCCTTAGAGGGACCGAATTTTAGTTCACTTACCTGTAAAGATTATTTAAAGGATAGTGTGTACTATTTACCGCATACTACTGCGATGACTTGTTGGTTTTCTATTCTCGAAAACTGGCTAAATGCAAACCCTCAAACATCTTTTAACCGAAGTGACCGCCTAGATTATAGGCTAGCACGAAAACTCTTAGGGGTGAGGTTAGATAGGTTATCTCCAGAAGAAGTATCATTAGCACAAATGCAGCGGGTTTTTAATGCTCAGCACAAACAGGGGCAGGAGAAATTTATTATTTCTTTCCATTCCACAAGTCTAATTCCTGGCGCTACACCATATACCCAGACTAAATCTGACGTAGATCGTCTAGTAGAAAGACTAATTGATTTTATTACGTGGTTTTACTGTAATCATGACGGAGAAGCCTTTTTACCGAGGGAATGTAATTTATATTCCGGAAAGTTGGTGACTAGCCAAAACAAAAAAGAGTCAAATAAAGTTCATATGGCTTCGAATATAGAGGAGGAGTTGTGA